The following DNA comes from Cyanobacteriota bacterium.
GAAATGCATCAAAGTCTGCTAAGGCATCTTGATAGTGCTGACGTGATCGGGAATAGCTAAACGCGGCAGCAGCAGCATCCAGTTCGTTTAGGTGCCCATAGACCGCCATAGCCTGTGCTTTGGCAACCTTCCGGTCAGCAGGTAGTAGCCGATCGCTGAGGTAGTTCATGCGCCGACGCAACTCTCCTAGTGGGCCATGGATGAAGCTCCGCACATCAGTCCAGTTTTCTTTCTCAATCAAGGTTGACAACTCATTCATGCGATCGCGCAAGGCTGTTACCGGAGTTAGGAACCGTTGAATCTGCTCTTGCTGGGCTGGAGTATAGGTGAGAGGTACCTGTTTCTTAGCGGCTAACGCCAGTGAATTGCCAGCTAGTGTGACACAGATAACCAAGGCTAAGGTAAGGACAGTAGACCAAAAGCGCTTCATACCAAAG
Coding sequences within:
- the psbQ gene encoding photosystem II protein PsbQ, with protein sequence MSPNFFFGMKRFWSTVLTLALVICVTLAGNSLALAAKKQVPLTYTPAQQEQIQRFLTPVTALRDRMNELSTLIEKENWTDVRSFIHGPLGELRRRMNYLSDRLLPADRKVAKAQAMAVYGHLNELDAAAAAFSYSRSRQHYQDALADFDAFLETVQKSLN